The segment AAGAGGAATTCGAGACCGAAATCCCTGACGAAGAAGCCGAGAAGATCACTACCGTTCAAGCTGCCATCGACTACGTCAAAAACCACCAGGCTTAAGACGTTTCAGTCGACGCTTCTTGTCGGGGAAAACCGCACTGCCTTTGCCGGCGTGCGGTTTTTTCTTTGCAAGGACCGGGGTTTGCTGCCATTCCATTCGCCATGGCAAGTGCACTGGCAAGAAACTCTGTTATCAGGAAAGAGGAGAGTACTGTGTCGCGTAGACGCGTCGTGGTCACCGGTATGGGTATGCTGTCGCCACTGGGTACCGATGTGCCCAGCACCTGGCAGGGCATTCTGGCTGGCCGCAGTGGCATTGGTCCTATCGAGCATACGGACCTGTCTGCCTACTCCACCCGTTTTGGCGGCTCGGTGAAAGGTTTCGAGGTCGGGCAGTATCTCGACCAGAAAGAGGCCCGCAAGCTGGACCTGTTCATTCAGTACGGCCTGGCGGCCGGTTTTCAGGCGGTGCGTAACGCCGGCCTGGAAGTCACTGACGCCAACCGCGAGCGCATTGGCGTTGCCATGGGCTCGGGCATCGGTGGCCTGACCAACATCGAAGAAACCAGCAAGATCCTGCACGAGAAGGGGCCGCGCCGTATTTCGCCGTTCTTCGTGCCGGGCTCGATCATCAACATGATCTCGGGTTTTCTGTCGATCCACCTGGGTGTGCAGGGGCCGAACTACGCCATTGCCACCGCCTGCACCACCGGCACCCACTGCATTGGCATGGCCGCGCGCAACATCGCCTACGGTGAAGCCGACGTGATGATCGCCGGTGGTGCCGAAATGGCCGCCTGCGGCCTGGGCATGGGCGGCTTTGGTGCCTCGCGCGCGCTGTCCACCCGCAACGACGAGCCGACCCGGGCCAGCCGCCCGTGGGACAAAGGCCGTGATGGTTTCGTGCTGTCAGACGGTGCTGGCGCGCTGGTGCTCGAAGAGCTCGAACACGCCCAGGCCCGAGGTGCGACCATCTATGCCGAGCTGGTCGGCTTTGGCATGAGCGGTGACGCCTACCACATGACCTCGCCACCCGACACCGGCGAAGGCGCCGCCCGCTGCATGGCCAATGCCCTGCGCGATGCCGGCATCCAGCCTGAGCAGGTCAACTACATCAACGCCCACGGCACCTCGACGCCAGCCGGCGATGTGGCCGAAGTGGCAGCGATCAAGCGGGTGTTCGGCGAGCATGCCTACAAGCTGGCGGTGAGCTCGACCAAGTCGATGACCGGTCACCTGCTGGGCGCTGCCGGTGCGGTAGAGGCGATCTTCAGCGTGCTGGCGATCAACAGCCAGATGGCGCCGCCGACCATCAACCTCGACGAGCCCGACGAAGGCTGCGACCTGGACTTCGTTGCGCATGAAGCCCGCAGCATGCCGATCGACGTGGTGCTGTCCAACTCCTTCGGCTTTGGCGGAACCAACGGTTCGCTGGTGTTCCGCCGGTTCGCCGGCTGATGTTCAGCTGGGTCGATGGCCAGCCGGCCTCTGCACTCAACCTGCAGAATCGCGGCCTGGCCTATGGTGATGGCCTGTTCGAGACCATCGCCGTGCGTGGCGGCAGGCCCAGCCTGCTGTCGCTGCACCTCGAGCGCCTGGCGCTGGGTTGCCAGCGCTTGGGGCTTGAAGCCGACATCGCCCTGGTCGAGAGTGAGCTGCACCGCTACGCCAGCCTGCTGGGGGAGGGGGTCGCCAAGTTGATCCTCACCCGCGGCGACAGCCAGCGTGGCTACGCGCCGGCAGCCGGAGTGCCGGCCCGGCGCATTCTGCAGGGCAGCCCTTTGCCCGCCTACCCACAGACAAATGCCGAAACCGGCATCCGCTTGTTCCCTTGCCAGACCCGTCTTGCCCAGCAACCACTGCTGGCCGGCCTCAAGCACCTCAACCGCCTGGAACAGGTACTGGCCCGCGCCGAATGGCAGGACAGCGCTTGCGCCGAAGGCCTGATGCGCGATACCGACGGCCGGCTGATCGAGGGCGTGTACAGCAACCTGTTCCTGGTGCGTGATGGCGTGCTGCTGACCGCCGACCTGAGCCGTTGCGGCGTGGCCGGGGTGATGCGCGCTGCGCTGCTGCAACAGGCGCCGCTGCTGGGCATTAACGTGCAGGTGCGCGACCTGGTGCTCGAAGACCTGCAGCAGGCCGACGAAGTGTTCGTCTGCAACAGTGTCTATGGCATTTGGCCGGTGCGTGAATTCGGCGCGCTTGACTGGCCGGCGGGGCCGCTCACCCTTAAACTGCAGGCCGTTGCCCGTACGTTACTGGATACCTGAATTCGTGAGACGCAAATTCCTGCTGCTGCTGGAAATGGGTTTGATCCTGGCCGGCCTGGCACTGGGCTGGTCTGCCTGGAAGATCAACTCGGTCCTGGAGCAGCCTCTGCAAGTGGCGCAGGAGCGCCTGATCGAAGTGCCCAGCGGCACTACGCCCAACCGCATGTTCTACCGCATGCAGGGCGAAGGGCTGCTGGACGATGCCGTCTGGCTGCGCCTTTACTGGCGCTTCAACATGGCCGGCACCGCGCTGCATACCGGCGAATATCGCCTGACCCCCGGCATGACCGTGGGCCAGCTGTTCGATGCCTGGCAGCGTGGCGACGTGGTGCAGTACAACCTCACGTTGGTCGAGGGCTGGAACTTCCGCCAGGTGCGCGCCGCCGTGGCCAAGCACGAGAAGATCCGCCATACCCTCGACGGCCTGTCCGACAGCGAAGTGATGGACAAGCTCGGCCACACCGGCGTGTTTCCCGAAGGCCGCTTCTTCCCTGATACCTACCGTTTCGTGCGGGGCATGAGCGACGTCGAGCTGCTGCAGCAGGCCTACATGCGCCTTGAAGAGGTCCTGGCCAAGGAGTGGGCCTCGCGCAGCGAGGGGCTGCCATACCGCGAACCGTACCAGGCGCTGATCATGGCCTCGCTGGTGGAGAAGGAAACCGGCATTCCCCAGGAGCGTGGGCAGATCGCTGGCGTATTCGTGCGCCGCTTGCGCCTGGGCATGATGCTGCAGACCGACCCCACTGTGATTTATGGCATGGGCGAGCGCTACAACGGCCGCATCTCCCGCGCCGACCTGCGCGAGCCGACGCCTTACAACACCTACACCATGACCGGCCTGCCGCCCACGCCGATCGCCATGGTCGGCCGCGAGGCGATCCACGCAGCCCTCAACCCCAGCGACGGCTCGAGCCTGTACTTCGTCGCCCGCGGCGATGGCAGCCATGTGTTCTCCGACGACCTGGACGACCACAACAGCGCGGTGCGCGAGTTCCAGCTCAAGCGCCGGGCTGATTA is part of the Pseudomonas fakonensis genome and harbors:
- the fabF gene encoding beta-ketoacyl-ACP synthase II, translated to MSRRRVVVTGMGMLSPLGTDVPSTWQGILAGRSGIGPIEHTDLSAYSTRFGGSVKGFEVGQYLDQKEARKLDLFIQYGLAAGFQAVRNAGLEVTDANRERIGVAMGSGIGGLTNIEETSKILHEKGPRRISPFFVPGSIINMISGFLSIHLGVQGPNYAIATACTTGTHCIGMAARNIAYGEADVMIAGGAEMAACGLGMGGFGASRALSTRNDEPTRASRPWDKGRDGFVLSDGAGALVLEELEHAQARGATIYAELVGFGMSGDAYHMTSPPDTGEGAARCMANALRDAGIQPEQVNYINAHGTSTPAGDVAEVAAIKRVFGEHAYKLAVSSTKSMTGHLLGAAGAVEAIFSVLAINSQMAPPTINLDEPDEGCDLDFVAHEARSMPIDVVLSNSFGFGGTNGSLVFRRFAG
- the pabC gene encoding aminodeoxychorismate lyase, with the protein product MFSWVDGQPASALNLQNRGLAYGDGLFETIAVRGGRPSLLSLHLERLALGCQRLGLEADIALVESELHRYASLLGEGVAKLILTRGDSQRGYAPAAGVPARRILQGSPLPAYPQTNAETGIRLFPCQTRLAQQPLLAGLKHLNRLEQVLARAEWQDSACAEGLMRDTDGRLIEGVYSNLFLVRDGVLLTADLSRCGVAGVMRAALLQQAPLLGINVQVRDLVLEDLQQADEVFVCNSVYGIWPVREFGALDWPAGPLTLKLQAVARTLLDT
- the mltG gene encoding endolytic transglycosylase MltG, whose translation is MRRKFLLLLEMGLILAGLALGWSAWKINSVLEQPLQVAQERLIEVPSGTTPNRMFYRMQGEGLLDDAVWLRLYWRFNMAGTALHTGEYRLTPGMTVGQLFDAWQRGDVVQYNLTLVEGWNFRQVRAAVAKHEKIRHTLDGLSDSEVMDKLGHTGVFPEGRFFPDTYRFVRGMSDVELLQQAYMRLEEVLAKEWASRSEGLPYREPYQALIMASLVEKETGIPQERGQIAGVFVRRLRLGMMLQTDPTVIYGMGERYNGRISRADLREPTPYNTYTMTGLPPTPIAMVGREAIHAALNPSDGSSLYFVARGDGSHVFSDDLDDHNSAVREFQLKRRADYRSSPAPQAQPGAGEAAPASEPAPANEAPAPADTPATEQQ